tccgaatatccggagttctttcagtcctagatctcgggacgagatcctctcgtagtggtggagtgttgtaacaccccgcatgtaacttgccatatttgtaactccgactcttgccatttccggctatgtgttatgttattccctccgttgtcgggttttgtctttcgttttgtattttgtcatgtcatgcatttttatatcatgtcatcatgtgcattgcatttgcatacgtgttcgtctcatgcatccgagcattttccccgttgtccgttttgcaatccggcgctcctatctcctccggtgcacccctcttgttttctttcatgtgcgtgtgtcaaactttctcggaatggaccgaggcttgtcaagtggccttattataccatccggggactaccggtcaagtttcgttccatttggaggtcgtttggtactccaacggttaaccgggcatccgcaaagtccatttgagtgtccagcaaaaaaccgctcaaaaaccagcccaaaacccaccaaactctcttccatgctctaggtcattcgatcatgatcgtgtgggtgaaaaccgcacctcatttggagcctcctagctccctctacctataaatatgtgggcatcccgaaatacatttgcagacgaaaccctagttcgttttcccctcgcgccgccggacgtgtccgcctccggccggacgcgtccactccgcccgccgccgccacgtgtcgcgctgccgccgccgtcgctgccgaggcccgccggcccacccgcggccctcccggcccgcaccgcgccgccccgccgccggttcccttcgccgccgccgccgcgggacaCCGCCCGCCGGGCCCCGcttcgccgccgttcgccggctccggccgccgcctccacgCCGGCTCCGGCGAGCCACCGCGGGCGaccccgccggcctcctcctcccacgagcgcccgccgccgccgcctccttccctctcctccggccatcgccggcgaggccgaggacgagcccgagcccgagctcctcgAGCTCCTGTAGCTTCCCCGATCTAGATCTCGTGAGCGTTGACCTTCTCGCCCCTCCTTTTTTTCTCTAAGTGTTGGAAATTTTAcagcatgtgctcctgttcgTGATGTCATAACTCcatgcatgtagctccgattcgcgcgtgtaataggTCAAATTGTTtttctcgtgatgctcttcagtttgttcaattgcaccatgttcattagaggtcatcttgatgcccaaatctctgttggaagagggctagttgctgttattctctggttcttatcagaacttggagatttgtcatttttgtatcatttaatctgtgcatcttttgagcatgagctctacatgtgttttgaagtatgccatgccatctttccagtggtgtagtccatgtatttttgtgatctctgtggtgactagcacaagcatgcaaagtaggctccgtaatatttctgatttctctaagtccttgactgctgtaattttgttgccatgtaaacttgatgctacagagagatacatgcatattttggagatgttcagtaaggatgttttgtagctatagttgtaattgatccattcctgcaattgtttgcaattatggagtgccatagcatgactcaatcttgctctacttttgctataaaatatttctggcatattcttaacatgatatgcaattttgccaagcttattgtagttgatccatacatgctatgcaattgttcttgccttggatagcttcataaatatgtcatcttgctgtaggtatgcttggtttgtcatgcattgctctatagtgagtgcatcaagctcacaaagaggcctacatattattatttctgccatgctctgttttctgccaagtctgaaacccgataacgaaacttgctatgtttacatgcttgccaccatatcttctggtcctttttgctTATGGTcaggtgatttatgggacccccttgacagttcgccttgaataaaactcctccagcaaggcccaaccttggttttagcatttgctacctaagcctttttcccccgggttttcgcgagcccgagggtcatcttattttaacccccccgggccagtgctccttcgagtgttggtccgaattGAGCAGACTGCGGgcccccctcctggaaactcgaggtctggttttacccgtaggatgtctcatccggtgtgccctgagaacgagatatgtgcagctcctatcgggatttgtcggcacattcaggtggctttgctggtcttgttttaccattgtcgagatgtcttgtaaaccgggattccgagactgatcgggtcttttcgggagaaggtttatccttcgttgaccgtgagagcttatgatgggctaagttgggacacccctgcagggtattatctttcgaaagccgtgcccgcggttatgaggcagatgggaatttgttaatgtccggttgtagataacttgtcacttgacccaattaaaatacatcaactgcgtgtgtagccgtgatggtctcttctcggcggagtccgggaagtgaacacggtctgaattatgtatgacgtaagtaggtgttcaggatcacttcttggtcattgctagatgacgtccgttccgttgcttctcttctcgctctcatttgcgcaagttagccaccatatatgcttttgccgctgcagctccacctcactactcctccttttcctacaagcttaaatagtcttgatctcgcgggtgtgagattgctgagtccccgtgactcacagattctaccaaaacagttgcaggtgccgacgatgctagtgcagatgatggcgtcgatctcaagtgggagttcgacgaggaacgtggtcgttactatgtgtcttttcctgatgatcagtagtggagcccagttgggacgatcggggatctagcatttggggttgtcttattttcttCTCGAtcttgaccgtagccggtctatatgtttgtattttggatgatgtatgaataatatttatgtattgtgtgaagtggcgattgtaagccaactctttatcccattcttgttcattacatgggattgtgtgaagatgacccttcttgcgacaaaaccactatgcggttatgcctctaagtcgtgcctcgacacgtgggagatatagccgcatcgtgggcgttacaccagACCAGCAACAACCACGGATGAAGAGTGTAGATCAAAAGGACCCAATCTGAAAAGACATGAACGAAAACGAACGACGaacagatccgagcaaatccaccaaagacagATTCGCCGGAGACACAACTCCACACGCCCACCGACGATGCAAGACTCATCACCGGAACGagggctaggcggggagaccattattccatcttcagggagccgccaccgtctcgccttcctgagcaggacacaaaccctaacaaagctAAAAAGAAAAATCTAAAAACGGAGCCATCCCACCGGCAAGTGCCGAGATCCACTCCGCCTCCATGGCCATAGGGCCACCAGAGACGGGATggaccggcgccggcgccggtggGAGGCAGAAAGCTAGGCTTCTTGGAGGCGGCGGCTAGGTGTGCGTCCGTGTTGATTCAAACTGATATATTGTGTAAGTGTAATGTTGTAGGATTATATTTGCACAATATGCAATAGCATGTCTTGTTAAACCACTGCTATAGTTCACAAGGTATGACCAAGGCTTGGCTAGGGCTTCATTTTGTTGACATTGGTTCTTGGGCGGTGGATATAAACCCTAGACATTGGTGGTTCAACCTCACGGTGGCCAAATCTATTTTGTGGAAGGCCCTCTCTATTGTTACCATGCTAGTATTGTGGATATTTTGGAACGAGAGAACCATGAAACTCTTCTACAACAAGTACACGCCACAAACAATCGCCACTCGGATCGAAAGGGAAGGACTTaagtaatactccctccgttcctaaatatttgtctttctagagatttcaacaagtaactacatacgaagcaaaatgagtgaatctacactctaaactatgtctatatacatccgtatgtggtaatccatttgaaatctctgaaaagacaaatatttaggaacggagggagtactattttttTTAGTAAAATACAACGAAGGACCTAAAAGTATGTCAAGTGTGTCACGTAGGTCCTAAAATTTTGAAATCGTTCACCGCGGGTCCTAAATGTGTGTAAGTCGTTCAGTGCGGGTCCTAAAAGTATTTCAATTGTGTCAAGTAGGTCATAACAGTCACGAGTAAAATACACATATAGGACCTACGATGAACGATTCAAACTTTTAGGACCTACTTGACACATTAAAATACTTTTAGGACCTCCGGCGTATTTTACTCATTTTTTTCTTCGAAAAGGAGGTAATACTATTTTAAGAGAGTAGAATTTTTATTTGGCCTTCGGGCTTTTCCATGTTAAAAAGCGGTGGCTTCACTTTAGCAGATCTTATGCCTCTTCAATTCTTAGAACCAATGATTCACATGCAACATGTGTACCCTTTATCCTATCTTAATCATTCTTACTGGACATCAATTAACAAAGCAGAAAAGAACCCAAAAACAACTCTTCCACAAGAGTTTCACTGAATGAGACCGTTATCCATATGCAACTTTAGTTTCTTTCATTCTTTGGTAAGCTCTCTTTACACTGCCTAATAATGCACAGGAGTTTTACAAAAGCAGAACACACACAGCTCACCCTGCCACCTATTAGTGTGTAAGTTGCACCCAGGCAACAGTAAGAATGCCACATAATTCTGAGCATACGCTTGGTTTGCTACCAAATATATTTTAGATTGCCAAAAAGTGTCGGCAGTCCAAAAATTGGTAAATCCAAGACTTATGTGAGGTTGGCTAGATCATTTAATTAGTAGCCAACCAATTAGTGGCTAATATCTGGCATCGGCTAATTGTAGCACCTGCAAAGCTGTGTGAAAATCACGAAGCTAACGGAGCTCAGGAGCACCAAGAACCAGTAGTAGTTATCCAGGCGCTCCTCCCGGGGATCGTCGGAGAACCAGCCGTGGCCCTTTCCGGCGCCCCCCGCCGTGGCCACCTCGATCGCCGCGATCAGCAGCGTGCCGACGAGGCTCCCGACGCCGAAGACGCTGAGGTAGAGCCCGATGCCGATGGTCCTCATCGCGTCGGGGACCTGCGAGTAGAAGAACTCCTGCATCCCCACGACGGCGAACACGTCCGAGACGCCCAGCAGCACGTACTGCGGGAGCAGCCAGGCTATGCTCATCTGACCGGCCGCCTCGTGGCGGCGCCGTGACTCGACGACCGCCGCGACGACCATGGCCACGACGGAGAACACCATGCCCACGCCGATCCGCTGGAGCACCGTGATCCCCTTGCTGTTCCGGGTGACGGCGCCGATCAGGGGCATGATCACCCTGTCGTAGAGCGGCATGAGGATGATGATGGACACGGTGATCGTGCTCTGGAGCGTCGCCGGCGGGATCACGAAGGCGCCGCCGGCGACCCTGTGGTCCATCAGCGTGCCCTGCTTCGTGAAGAAGGTCATCGGCTGCTGGAAGATCACCGCGAACATGAGCAGCACCGTCCAGATCGGCAGCAGCCTGAGGATGATCTTGGCCACGCCGGGCCTGTTGGCCTCTTTCGGGTCAGTTAGCTTGGCTAGTTTCAGGGGCTTCTCCTGCAACCTGCACGACAGAGTTCAGAATTTTTGCATTGGTCACTAAATGCAACTATAAACTTCCCTAGAATATACTAGCTGGCAGTGCACAAATCTTACTCTAGCTCGGAAGCATTGTTCTTGCCGTCGCCGTCGTCTTGACCATCATGTCTCGACGACAAACGGATCTTTCCGGCCGAAACGCTCGCAAGAAGTGACTTGAGAGCTCTGAGGATGCTCTCAGAGCAAGGCCTGTCGGCGCTTCTTGGCTGGCTGATCTTCTTGTAGAGAGGGGTGCAGCAGAGGAACGCCGCGACGGACAGGGCCATGGCGGCGCAGGGGACGGCGAAGCCGATGCCCCAGCCGACGGTGTCCTGGACGTAGGACATGGTGGTGTTCCCCAGGAGGCTGCCGCAGCATATGCCGAAGTACCACCACTGGAAGAAGGCGCTCTTCACCTTGCCCTTCTCCTccgccgtgccgccgccgccgccgtcctcgtcctcgtctCCGATGTCGAGCTGGTCGGCGCCGAAGGCTTGCAGCGAAGGGTTGTACGCGCCTTGCCCGATGGAAATCAGGTAGAGTGGCAGGAAGAGCGTCGCCCATGGCAGCCATTTGTGAAGCATTGCCCATGAGGCTAGTCCTGCCAGCCCCTGATGATGCAGTGTTAGTGGGAAATATTAACCCAGATGGCAAAGAATCTCAATTACTGCTATGATGCAGTAGTACTAGCAAGTCACTTTTGAAAGAAGAAAATACCAGGGAGCTTTGTATTGGGTATGTTCAAATAAAGTATATCACACACATTTCCTGACGTTTTAAGCATTGGGATGAATGTTCGATTTATGCAATTTGATACGGTACCAAAGGCAAAAGTTACTGTTAATAAAATAATTGCGAACTGTAAAAAACAAATTTGTTACGTCATGTATTAGTCCCATGTTTGAAGTCCAGTGAACTCTAGACGTGAGGGTGTGTTGAAAACTTGAAATATAGTGCCTGCATTTCCAATCACAGTACATTCATGAACTACATCAAATGTCTGCATTGCAACAGCTCTTGCCATGTTGCAATTTTGGTTTCATGCCAGTAACAGAGTGTGTAAACCAATGTTGCCCACATTGGTGCCACCTCCTCCATCTTGTCCTAAGATTGTACTCCTATAACAGAGTATCTATCTGCAATATAAATATTACAGTTGTCCTAGAGCAACTATGCTTCCTGACTATAACTACAAAGTGCATTAAAAATTCAGACCCCAGACTCCGGGAAACAGAAAACAGTACCTAAAAAACAATCTGTAAACAAACACACACAAGAACATGACCAATATGGTGGAAATAACTAAGGAGCAACAATTAACTTACGGCGACGTAGAGCAAGGAGGATGCGGTGACGGTGGAGTACCGGTCCCAGTAGGAGTCGGCGAGGACGGCGCTGACGAGCGGCAGCATGGAGGTGATCCCCACCCACGCGCTGACGCTctgggccgccgccgccgtgctcaTCCCGACCACGCCGGTGAGGTAATTCACCATGTTGGACGCCACCCCCTTGAACGCGAACCTCTCCACGCCGGCCACCACTGCAAATTAAGCAGATCATCAGACAACCACGAACAACTCAGGACAACGCATCCGTGTCACTTCTACAGTACCTATGATCAGGATACACGGCCGGCCCAGCGACGCCGACGATCCCTTCTCCGTCGTCATGAGCTCCGGCGACGATCAACAGGCAACAGAGCGGCACCTGAGCTGGCTTCTTCCGCCGACGACTCACCTACTTACAGGAATGAGGAGACAGCAGGAATCCGTCGATATGATTTGTGCCCTAGACACGCTTGCACACTGCGCACCAATGTGTGCATGCAAGCAAGGCTCTGGAGCTTGCACGAGCGGGGGAGGCAGTAAGTGGAATCCACCACCAATGGCACAAGAGACAAGCCCTCTGGCTAGCCTTTTAAAGGAAGATTTAAAGCGCTTTCTTCCCCAAGGTTCGGATGGCAATGTATTTTCCCTTTTCGGATGCATCGTGGCCTCTCCACGAGAGCGAGCTAGTGCCGCAGGGCGGCAGACTCATCGCCGCTTTAGGAATGACCCCCGTGGTTGACGGCGAAGGGCCTGCGGTGTTGCACCGTGTACGCAACTCTTGCCATTCGAGGTGGCAAGCCTTGGCCTCTAATTTGTTTTATTTCATGGCACTGGtaaaacaagcatggcaaaattCAGTTCAGGTTTTGTAGGGCCCGGATTAGTTATCTCTGTCCCTCAGCCCTGACGACAGATATCCGTTTTTCACTGCTAATAATCACCAGCAATGTGCTTTTGCGTGCAATGTGTCTACCATTTAAATTTGACTATTTCTCAACAGGTTCCTTTGTGGGGGTTCACAATGGCTAACTCAAGAAAACACGGTGATAAAACCTTTTGATATAGCATGCAATCTTATTTCATATGCCTTTAAGATTTGAATCTTGAAATCTTCATTACCGAAAAAAGATAAAATTAATTAGTGCATGTTACTCCAAGCTTCCACCCGCATCCATCAGTCTAAGCTCCACCAAAATCTCACACAAATGTCTATATTTCTTATTTCCTTTCCCGTCGACGTACAATAAGATTCAAGTTTCCCTTTTATTTTAGAGTAGATAACGACATGTGCATATGGGTTGTACATATCCTGAATAATCTCGGACCAAAACCTGTGTGTGACAGATCATATGAATGAGATTGATGTTCTAAAAAACGTGTCAACATATGATGATTATTTTAGTGAAAAATGTATGTGATGTGGCTAATCATAAACGGCCATGAGAACTCACGTTATCACCTGGAGAATTTAGAGGTTTTGCGCACGAGCAAGCACTGAACACACGAAAAATTTGTGTTGCGTAATCTCACTATGGCTTTTCTATTTACTTATTTTTGCTTTCATTTATTCAAAATTTAGAGAGAGTGATCTTTACACCACGATCATAATGACTTCTGCCATTATTAGAACTGTATCTGAACTAAACCTGAGCCAACTACTGTCCGGCCGAGCGCGTGACCACTTCAGTTAACAAACGGTTCAGATTAAGAGATTTGAAGAAGAATGGATGACTCAGATGGAGCATGGTTATGTTTTGAGTTTTAATCTCACTTTATTTATCTGTAACTACAATGAGCTGTTACTATTTATCTTGTCCATTTCACTGTAAGCTCGAACATCGACATACATAAGCTGGGGTTTGTTAATGATAAAGGTTAAGAAGGAAATACTAGTGTCTACCTGCTATAGCTAGGGTTTGACTTCTTGTTCCCTCCATACAATCTCACTCAAATTCAATCAAACTTATCCTCAAATCCACCTCTATAGTTAGATTGGGTCGACATCCAATGAATATTATCGCACGCACAAGAACTAAAATCATGTTGGCATCACACGTGAACCAATTGTTGTATCATGCTTCACATGCCTTAGTTTATGATGCGGAGCGGCCCTAACTGGACACATGGTCTCAACACACATAAGTTTGTGGTCGAAACCGTCACTCACCATGTGCATGCAGTCGACTCCGTGGCATGTTATTTGAAACTAGATCATTCATGGCGCGTGTTGCCGCGACTATCTATTTTGGCTCTTAATTGTTAGGCATGAATAAAATATTTTTACATATTTGTATGCAATTTTCCTTCAAGGGTTATATGTACATACACATCCTGCACTTGAAGATAGTGTTGACGACACAACAGAAGGAGGCATGGTCGATGAGAGGTCGGCCATGGGAGCGACCAGGCGGGGCGCTGCCAAGGTGGCGGTGTGAGGGGGAATCTCTTGCTCTCACTCGCACTACTTTCAAAGTTTCGGACCAAAACAGTGTCTTTAAGTACTCTGTCCCGGGCCAAATCAGTGTTCTTTTTTCAAGTACTGTATCGCTCAACAGAGATTCATTGCCAAGattttttttatagaatattGGATCATAGTCAAGCTGGGTACCAATACAGTCTATCAGGTGCATCACTTGCTTAAGATCAATTTTCATAAAAGTGAATTCTTTTGCTTTGGCGAGGCTCAAGACGAGGCCCACCTGTACGCTAAACTATTCGGATGCGGGTTGGGCCAATTTCCTATCACATATTTGGAGATACTGATACATTATCGGAGACTCACAAATGCTGAATGGAAACACGTCGAGGAGAGACTGCAAAAAAGACTTAGCAGTTGGAAAGGTAAACTGCCGTCTCTGGGTGGAAGATTGGTCCTCATATATTCAGTACTAAGTAATATGGTACTATATATGATTTCCTTCTTTCAGTTGCCGAAAGGAGTTTTACATAGATTGGATTACTTCCGATCAagattcttttggcaaggagatAGCGAGAGAGAAAAATATCGGCTGGCTAAATGGAGTGTGGTTTGCCATCCCAAAGACCAAGGCGGGTTGGGCATTCATGACCTTGAGGTTAAGAATAGGGCCCTCCTCGGCAAATGGTTGTTTAAATTACTAACGGAAGATGGTGTATGGCAAACCCTTCTAAGAAGGAAATATGTGGGTTCCAAGGCGGTATCCCAAATATATTGGTGTTGGGGAAAGCAGTaacttcaaaa
This sequence is a window from Aegilops tauschii subsp. strangulata cultivar AL8/78 chromosome 7, Aet v6.0, whole genome shotgun sequence. Protein-coding genes within it:
- the LOC109765263 gene encoding protein NRT1/ PTR FAMILY 5.8, which encodes MTTEKGSSASLGRPCILIIVVAGVERFAFKGVASNMVNYLTGVVGMSTAAAAQSVSAWVGITSMLPLVSAVLADSYWDRYSTVTASSLLYVAGLAGLASWAMLHKWLPWATLFLPLYLISIGQGAYNPSLQAFGADQLDIGDEDEDGGGGGTAEEKGKVKSAFFQWWYFGICCGSLLGNTTMSYVQDTVGWGIGFAVPCAAMALSVAAFLCCTPLYKKISQPRSADRPCSESILRALKSLLASVSAGKIRLSSRHDGQDDGDGKNNASELELQEKPLKLAKLTDPKEANRPGVAKIILRLLPIWTVLLMFAVIFQQPMTFFTKQGTLMDHRVAGGAFVIPPATLQSTITVSIIILMPLYDRVIMPLIGAVTRNSKGITVLQRIGVGMVFSVVAMVVAAVVESRRRHEAAGQMSIAWLLPQYVLLGVSDVFAVVGMQEFFYSQVPDAMRTIGIGLYLSVFGVGSLVGTLLIAAIEVATAGGAGKGHGWFSDDPREERLDNYYWFLVLLSSVSFVIFTQLCRCYN